acaaaaaaacaaaagactATTTTTGGGAAGATTTTGTTACATTAAAATCAGATAAAAAGGTGCGGTTTCACCATGAATTCAAAAGGGTGAATACAAAACTTATCTCTAAGTTGTGAAAGTGTTTTACTTTTTCAGCTATGAGATTGAACACGATCTAAGGTATGacagtataatttttaaattgtgacAAGTAAAAACAAGTTATGGTTTAGAGATTAACTTAACCTAAGGTTGGTGCAatggaaaaaacattattcCGGTTCAAATATACTAGGTAGTTTTtaaagagatatttttaatcttcATTTGATAGTTTTTCGTGCTTCTCGTCTCTTATTGATGCAGACGTCCAATTGAATTGTAATTATCATGAAAACATTTCAAGACGTAAATAGACTTACTAAAGAATATGAACGATTGCATAGAAATGTCGAAGGTTGAATTatgcattttgttaattaaggCGGTCTTGCGAATTGCAAAAACAAGGGTTTTATAGGTATTTTTCAGTATAAATTTTCGGTATACCTATATaatgtttatgtttatattTGCAGCAATTGGCAGCTCTGCTGATTTCAAGACAAGTGATAGGGAACCTAAAGGAGTCAGTTCTCCCATATGTGTTGGAACATCTTCGTTTGGCCAAAATGAGTTTTGAACTTTGGGGCGCATTGAGTCCTTTGTGCACAAAACCGCCGCCGGGCGAaggtaagtttatttttatagtaGCAGTACAGCATCTTATGCAATAATTTGCGCTTTTTTTCTCCGATTACTGGTACCGGacaatgaacaaaattgtaatGTTAGGTAATATACAGCACTGCgtttgttttgaaaacaataaacaattgtATTGACggatttttattaacttttcgaatttaatttaaaacttaccaAGTATATATACTTTACGCTTGCACATCTTGCCAAATTGGAGAGCTCTTTGAAAGTTTTTCTCATGAAATATTCCACTTTCCAGGATTCTAAAGTTCTAAAAGTAATGGCACACTTACTCACAAAGAAAAGGAAGTAATATTCAAGTTTAATATGTATTATAGTtacaaattactatttatcatcACTAATTTACTTATCTAatctatatattttaaagaattatgCAGGTACTTTCAATAGACCCCTCTTTATAAGGCGTTGGTTAAATAGATAACAATGATGAGtgagtaaaacatttttttttgtttattcccTGGAttccttaaattaaaatgagtaTATGTCTGGTTAAGTGAAATTCgatcaataaatattatattggttggatatgttttttttttagcaaaacatTCACACGGGGccttttaaagcaatttagtCAACATGATCTTGTATTGAacaggtttttaattttcaaaatagagTACGTTGAGTTGTATTTGCTTATTTTAGGCAGTTTCGCTTTCAGATTctacttttttacttaaatttttcactGTGAGTTATCTATTTACATTATCAACtaactattaaattaaaaagtatgaCATGTTTCACTGCGTTATTTTCAGgctaattttctatttacagCGTTTTAAATTGCTATTTCTCCtcgttttcaataatttttttgtacatgATATTTATATCgtattctatttttattatagcTGCTGAGGATTCAGATAAGCAATCAGAAACACCGAAAGAGGAGGATGGACGTGAGATTCAACTGTCCGAAAAAAGGAGCATGAGTCAGGCGGAATTAGAGAGCTCATTATACAAGGTGAGTCATGATGGTTTAAACTATTTAGTTAAGGTTAGCGCGACTTAAAATGAGGTTAAAAATGTGACACaaactttcattaaaatttttcaatttgtctGTTTTATTACATACGTAACTAAATGTATATGCACATtgatcaaataaaatttctgtatatttacttttattcgTTTATCGGATATTTAAGTTTGAACATTGGGTCGTTCCAAATAGTTTTCAGCAGTAGTAATGCAAGGGTTGTCGAACAGAACTATTAATGTATCTTACAAGCCGCTTTATGTTACCAAATGTTTTCATTCGTTAAATATGCAAGGCCACTACTTAGACGATTTAATCTTCAGGAAAAATAGATTACacttttaagatatttttgctttatagtaaacttttttcatattacCAAGGAGTATATTGTTATGAGTTatgattcaaatatttataatttcaaatCCAAGCTGTCGTGCACTATAAACAAGATTACGCTGATTTTAACTAATTAAAGTAAACATCATCAATATTtatatcattaaatttaactttatatattataaaacaGTTTAccttaagaaaattttaatagttctTTACTTTCCATGGTCTGAAGATTATGTACCCTAAGTAGTAACCTTATGTCATAGCGtgtattattgaaattagtaaacacagatcttttcatgtcatgtaaaaatatattgtcttattaaaaaaagctcCCTGTCATTTTAGCTAATTTCCACCAccaatttgcaaaaatgatTCCATATTCATCATATGCGATTTAATAGCAACCTTAATAGGTAAACATGCTTTATTCATTTCAGTACGATGGCACATTTGCGGACTACTTGGAAATGACTATACAATTAGGCTATGTAATACTGTTCTCCTCTGCTTTCCCCCCCGCTGCTTTATGTGCAATGTTAAACAATTTAGTAGAAATACGGAGTGATGCATTCAGATTAGCATACGTGTGTCAGCGACCGTTTGGGCAAAGAGTTCCTAACATTGGAACGTGGCAGGTATGAAATCAACAATACATATTGATCTAATAACAGATTAATTTCTGTATatatattcaaattgaaaaatttcatgatCTGAATTTGCAGAATTGTATGGAATACATGAGTATCATGGCCGTGTTGGTAAACTGTGCTCTTATCGGGTTATCGGGACAGGTTCATAGAATGTTTCCAGATATGACAGCCacacaaacaattttgttaattgtAGCTCTTGAGGTAAACACTCATATAAACCCCTGATGTTTTCCAGAATAAATGAATGCGGTTTTGTAGCATATCATGCTGGTTATTCGCTTTATAATAACATGTGCAATACCAGATATTCCTGGTTGGTTAGCTAGCGAGATGGCGAAAATAGAATGGGCTAGAAGAAATGCAAATCGCACAATAAACACGGCAACTCCTTCTCCTGAAGAAATACAAGCAAAAACCATTGGAAGGTTTGTTGTTTAAGCTGCAGTCTCTTGTAGTGCTAATCATACACCTAATAAGGTTTTCGGTGTCGCCAAGTCACAGTCTCGCACATACATCCCATATAAAGAAACCCGAAGAAAAGCATGAGGCTGTAATTAATAAGTCCGAGTTAATTGAGCAGGTGAAGAGCAGATCTTCTCATGTGTCTCCCGTTCCTACACCGACTACACCAAGTACGTCTCATAGTTCCATAACTTCAGCACATCGGATAGGATTAGGGATAACTCCGGATAGTATTCAGCAAATTCCACCGTTCAAGCCGAGAAAATCGAAAGAATGGACTCCTGAAAATGTGGTGGTGGGTAAAGTTTTTgtttcgataacttcgttttaaaaataaatttaatgttgaataaatttgattaGAAATATTACTTTAGAATGTTTTATGAtgttaaatgaattaaaaatgctttgaaactgtctgaacttttttaacttttgtttTCCAGGTTGAAGGTAGCCACCATTTAACCATAGGGCCTGGTGGGGGAGTAGAAtgggcaaaaaaattgaaagaagaaACTGACATACATAGAAGCACGGATTGCATATCTCCAAAGGTATCTTAGTTTCTTTATTGGTATTCTGATAAAGAACGTTGTGATGATTTTGCAGCCAGTACATAACCTcgcatattttttgttattttaaaattctatcaaCTAGTTGGTgtgattttaagaatttataaTGTTTAGAATATGGGGTATTGTTCTATTGAGGActttataatttcaaaaatggtgCACCTTGACGTATTCGACATGAAAAGGGTTTTTATACTCAGCTACTAATTTCTGTTATATTAATTTCTACTATTTTAGTATTAATTAATAGTAATTAAGTATAAAGCCATACGGCaacacaataaaatatgttgGTAACAAATTATCTTAGGGTTAATTTTGCTAATTCGAAACTCTAAACAGATTTTTCggtttaaaccaaaatttactGTTTAAAATCAACTACTACTGCACAGAACCCGACTGAAGCCGAAATGGTGAATATTGGCTCAACATTTTTACCAAACTTAAAGGTTTTTACTGTCACCGTATCTGCACCGTTGCCAATAAATGACATAAGTCCCTAATAGAGCGTGTTCTATGAGCATCCGAATTACCCCCgttttcaaataccttcatatgtagataataattttttatccatttgtGCCTCCGAATCAGATCCTAAATAGAATCAAGGACGTTCCGTATAAGGTAGTGATATATTTTTCAGACATCTTTCCAATGTACGTCTTTTCTGTATATAAATGCCGCCAACACGCTTTTAACCTGTCTATCGCTAATCTTTCGTTATTTATGTATGTGCTGTGGTAGTTCAGTGATGTCGCTTTTAATATTTCCGAAGCCATATTCATCTTTCACGTTACTACTTACACTAACTGTTATTGGTTGAAACTCCTCTTGTGTGTTGACTATGTACGAGCAGTAAACAAATTGGGTAGGTACTTCTTTCTCAAAACAATTCGATGATTGTTGTTTAGTAtttcaacaaatcattatttgtAATCCAATTCATCCTTGAAGGAAGCTTCTAGTTCGGATACAGAGCTCCATAGAACTAGCCCCTTGTGGCCTCCGAGGCCCAGGTCTCCACCTGAACACTCCGGCCCCCGAATCAGGGCACCGATCATCCCCATCGATCCTTCTTTAAGCGATAGCGCCAGGAGTATTTCCAGTCAGGAAGCGGATGAAGCTGCCAAgggtaaattgtttttaaaactctTTATTTTACACTGAATATCTGAAATGCTAGCTGCCGAAGAGTTAGCAGCAAAGAAAACCCGAGTCAAACAAAGCTTAATGAAACGAGCCCGCTCAGTtgcgattttttctttaaaattgaaagaacGAAGGGCGAGAGAGGCACAAGAGAAGGCTACGAAAGCACCACCGACACCTTCTACCCCTCTGCCGCCACCTCAGTGTGGTGGGGGCGAATTGTCCTGTATTCCTATTGAAATGGTGAGTTGTATCTCAGCAGTTATTTTGtgtgtaattttattgtttacggGTTTTAGCTTATCCAATTAGAAGACGTTCGGAAGAACGTTCAGTCGAAGCCCAATAATCAATAAATCGTTTCACATAGTCATTGCGCCTTTTGTTGGAATAGAGAGTTGTTGACATAATACTGTATAGGCTAGGTTtagcaattaaatttgttaaatattgcttttaaGGTACAAATGTCTAGTGACTTAATGTTACAggaattataaatattaaaaaaaaaaaaacgagaaccCATGGCAGAAATTCACGTTAAAGTTTAACTAGTAACACCTTTTTCTTTGAACGATACTTATAACCAAGAACGTCAACAATTGTATTTCGCCCATGTACCGTCCAACGTCCCCAAATCTCTATATTATCAAGAATCTTAAGTAGAGCATGTTAATCAAAATTGCAAGTAATTCTCAGGCTTAATATTAACATGTTATTTTCTTGCCGTTCCACCCTTAAATACGCCGCCCATTTATTAAGCTTAATCTTCGCACGCCCCACCCTTGCGATATAGTTGGAGAAGACTTACCATTAAGGGCTCCTACACACGGCTGCCTGGTGTGCTCCACAATTTTTAAACTACATGTGGGATACGATATTTCCTATTTATTAAACGGATTTTGTTATGCTTTTTAGTAAAAACGGATATAAGATTTTACAGCTAAGAAGACACAcgtttaattctttaatagAATATATGTGATACCTAATTGAAAAGGAAAGTTTCCGCTCTTTCTAAATGTGCATGTAAAACCCATCCTTTAACATTCAAAATCACTAAgtcatttgttaaataatctTGTTTGAAATGCCTTCACAATATATGCAGTTTTActgcaaataaaattgaagagaTCGCTTGTAAATCATTCGTTGCGTCCGAAAttcgaacaatttttatttaatcattGTGAAGAAATCACTCATCCATATTCCAATATGGAAGGTCTTGCCTGATATtggatatctcgaaaactaggcacatataatttttttttaagtttgggAGTTCGTATATTAAGAGCCAAATTATCGAGGCTCCGTAAGCTTTAaccgatataaaaaaaaatttaactgacAAATACAGACTTGCCATTAGTTCgctgctgttttttttttaatgaaaactaaGATTCCATTTTAGTAATTCAACTGGAGCGCACTGAACTTACCAATATTTCTGCGACCTTCTTGGTTTGATTATTCCCAATTGTCTTAATAGTCCATGAGGTAAAAATTGTTCTCTTGAATGTTATATTAAAACCCGATAAATCTTGTATGGTTAAATCAATTCCTGTGAATGCTCCCGGTATATTATAacttatattaattataatatcaTTAACGtgtaatattaacaatttagcTTTATTCTGGAATGCAATTTGGCGTAGGGTAATTGGGTGTAATTCATTGTTTACACAATTATTATATAGTAGACAGATCCACCCGTTTAACACAGTTTCTCATACTTTCTAAAGAGTTTAAAGCTTGCAGAACAACTAGCAGAAAATTTAAGTCAATTTATGAGGAAAGTGttttaaaagttgataatGAAATCTGATATAAGGGTATTGGTGCTCTAACAAATGTTATACATTTTTCTCTACTTTCTATTACGTAAATATTAGAATATTTATAGAAAGAAGTGAAATAGGAAATCTTACAATGGCCGACAGaggatatattttaataagtaGTGTAACTAAACCAACCGTATTGACCCACAAGAGTCCTGTAACCGCAGCTCTtatcaatatttgttttacaTGTAATCATTTCTTCGtcaaaaacttgaatttttaaagttatgaTTTGAAATACAAGCTACGTCGCTGATTGTTTTAGAGCTTTAAAGTATAAAGCTCCATaatgtttcattaattataaattttaaaacaaagttATAGGGAAGTAGCCAGGGGAAAACCCAGAAATGACTAGTTTATAGATTCATACAGGTGTCCTTTCAGAATTGTGAAATGCTGCGTTTGAATCGAGATGTCAGATATCTCCAATTAATCTTGAAATTAGGCGGTAGGTGATTTAAGTACGTGCTGGGAAGGgcgtaaatgttaaaaattcataactgcCTTTGCAATTTGCGTCACTGATTTGTTCGCCCTCTAATATATTCGTTTGGGCAATAATAAATGCAGTTTTGTTAAGCGTTTTATTTCATATCCTCAGTCGAACATTTCACATTCTTTGTCAAACACGAAATCGTATATTCATTGGGTGTGTGCGTAAATTATATATAGAACTCACAAAAACACCTGCACGAGAAGTTTTAAAGGCAATATACAAATAATTAGATAATAAAGGAATGTTGTTACTTGCATAagatcgtttttaattatttttataaccaACGGATATATTTTAGTGTCTCGTTAGTTTTAAGAATTAGAATTTTGTAGAGGCAAAAAAGCAATGTTCTAGACCAGAGTCTAGTAGTATTAAGTAGCAAAAAGTATGCTATTaatactatgaataataaaaaaggcaTAACTAAGGGTTcaagtattttattatttataaatcgggaatttgcaatttattagTTCATTATTCCCGGTTACATATTTTTTGGGATTTTACAATAGCTCTTAGCTATTGTCAATAGGCTTAAAATTACCTATCTAAACAACGCATGACTCTTTATAAGAGAGTTAATAAATACTAATATAAGGCTTCGCATagtgctttaaaaaatataatatagcGAACACCCATAACACCGCTATGCCACTCAAAGTTAATTTGCCATGATGCTGATCGTCCATGAAACTATGTCGTTGCAATCCATTGTAGTCCTTAAGTAGtttgtaatattattattCTCTTAtccaaaatgttaaattttagatGCCAAATTTCTGTACATCTGCTAAATATGCCAAGGAAATCAATTCTAAAAAACATGTTAGAGCTGCGGTTTGTGAATTAATAATAGGTGTGAATAAAGTTATGACAATGTGGAAACTTTGGTgagcatttaaaattaatggcaaaaggtgttttttatttttggcgtttaaaattctaaaaaatagtACCTACCTATAAGActgcaaaattatattttggtaggtcacttttgaaaatttttaaaatccttaagaaattttcatcCATTCAAatgttatttacaaaattcgTATGTAACCGTAGAGAGTAAGAAAGCGTAATATAATCAGCATTTGGGTAAAGCATTTCCCATAAAACTTCCATGATCGAGATTGTGTtcactaataaaattttaaacttgtcAATTAAACTTTTCTAAGTGGGTGAAAATTACCGGAATCATGGaatcttaattatttattttatatcagtTGTTAAGTAGTATATAATCTCTGTTGTTAAACTTGTGGCTACTTGTGAGATACGTCGCATAAATGTTAAGCTTGTTAATAttgtatttataaataaaaaatatttaaagaaaacttttgaagattcgaaaataaatcgctccatctaaattcaacaatatttattatttgaaataataagaTATATTTGGATGGCTActatatcaaaaaattaataattaaaaaataattattctaacAATCAgacttaaaacttttaaagctCCTCTTCGATATAATTTGTGGCATTTCTTACGCTTTCTGCAAGCAAATGTTGCCACTCTTGTACGTGTATCCTCTTGGCTATCATATTACACACTAAAACAccattttgtaacttttgcGAGGTAGTTTCGGCTTTGAAAACTAAGGCTACAGTTTCGTTTAACCACTTTTTGGCATCAAAACTTTCAGTTTGTACGTCCTGAAAACCAATCGACAATGAATACATTTacctcaattatttttaattactttaggCACACAACATCTTGCTTTCACCATGCCATCGGAATATGCTATGACAATCACAGGTATGTTAGGGCATACGGACGTTGCTCTTTGTAAGGGCACTGATTCAAACATCACAGAACTCTTTAAATAGTGAATCATGTATTTTTTGTTGGACTTGGTcacttgaattttatttttcatggcgTCGTGCATTTCCAAGTCTACAAAATTCCTAAAGAACCATGTTATCTTGTgtaaacataataataaaatattgctatACTAATTTAATGGGAAAATTCTGAACTAACTTAGACCTGTCTCTGCGCGCAATTTATATAAAGCGGCTCATATTCAATTATCCGTAGATACTTTTAATGAACTTGAAATGCTTATTCtgattggaaattttatatccCAAACCATGTCTTCCACACcgagaaacatttttatccaaataaaataaactatcGATTTTTCGAACTGAACAAGCAATATATTAAAGAGATGCTGTAATTTGAACGTCAAAAGAAAGGTTTCATTTTGACTTACCTGAGATCTTCATTGCTTTGGTCTTTAATCTTCTTACTAAACGCGTTCAGTTCGTTTAATATCTGAGTTTTAAACACGTAGGGCAATATTGCATCGTCAGTTACCTCAAATTTGAATCTTTCCTTAAAGGACATTACACCTATGTCTAGCATTTCTaactggaaaatatatttttttcactatCGTACAAGATAGAATTGGAAATATAACTATTGTAATTAATCGATATAACTGCAACTGACCTTATTTAAACCCAGAAAGACATTTCATATATCTTTTCTCTTATTTTTAGTGTTGTTACAGCTGTCACTTTTTGTACTCACCGTATCGAAATGTTCTTTTATTGAATCCTTGAACTTCGCAACATCTGCAAACAAGTCCTTCGCGTTTTCTCTCGCAAGTTTAGCCCGTTCTCCAGTAACCCCATGAATTGAAGACGTACTTCTTCCTAACGATTTTAAGTGTATTATGCAAAAATCTTCGAGGTCTCCTGTATTTTGAACGTGTGTGCCGCAACAAGGCTCTCTACAATTAGAATAATAAAATcgcagaaatatatttttacttaaaagaGGTAGTTTTTTTGAGGATTTGGttgattttaacaatttttgtaactatTTCGAAATGGGATATGTTTACAAATAATTCagaactttttttgaaaaattcaatagaattttttgtAATCAATAGAAGGAACATTTACGGTTAAAGTCTCTTTTCTTACTAAAACCTATAAACTTAATCTCGCGTTCTCAtgctgtatatacatatagagCTTACCTTGAAACAAAATTCCTCACTTCTCCATCGTTAATTTCAACAATTCTAATTTCATTATCAGGATAAACCTCGCCCGGTATCAGAGTAACATCTTCATAACTGTACAATCCTTGGCTATCTGTCACATTAACTTTAACATCCACTTTATCTTTAATAATATTACTAATAATTTGCTCAATCTTAATCACATCCTCCAAGTCTAATTTAGCATCGAAAACGGATACGTCTAACTTCACGTATTTGTGTGTTACTTTACTTGAATTTTGACATGTAaccaatttgatttttttaatggcagCGTTCATTAGATGAGCAGAAGTGTGATTACGCATGTTGCTTAGCCTATGgtttttatcaataattattttgcctTCCGAGCCGACTTTGATAGAGTTACCTTCTAGGTACCCTCTGTGAATTATAAGGTCGTTGACGCTCGATAAAGATTCCACGTGAAAAATTGCGTTATtgtcaaataatattttcccttTGTCTGATTCTTGACCTCCTGCTTCACAATATAAGTTTGTTCTATCTAATATCAATCCACAAGATTTCCTGTTTTTCAATTCGGATACAAACTGGTCTTTGTCTACAATTTGAACGATTCGACATTGTGTTTCAGGAAATTTATATTCAGAATTGTTGGTTTTCGTATATGAATATTTCTGCGAATCATCAGTTTTTTTCAGATCGGTCTCAACCAGTGCTGTGATTAATTTATCTATAGTTATTTGCCTACTTGTCTTGGATTTTAACTTCACTTCCgccattttcttttcaaaagtttcaGGGTTGAATTTTATGTTCAAGGCTTTAGAAAGCTGCTCTATTCCTTCTGCATCAAACCCATGTCTGTCATAAAGCTTATGAGCCCACTGTTCATCAATTTCGCTCGGTTTTGCTGTATATAATTCTTTAAATGCTTTTATAAAACTAGGAGTTAATTCGAAATTGTCGATGTTTGGCAGttctttttttactgaaaatttccgCCAATCCTTTTTTGCTTCAGTCCTTATCGCAGAGTACACATCTTCTTCGTAATCGATGATTTGATGAATCTATAACAAGAacaatgataaattaattggctcgttcaaattaataaataatatgctAGAGTTTTATCACTGTTCTGTACAGGATTGTTGCCTGTAtatgaaacattaaaaagatcacataaataatactaaaataatTGTCTAATTTTTTAGCTTAATTGGTAGTAGTTGctgttataaaaataaagtttaaccAAACAtaggatatattttttaaaatatttatttagttgcTATCAGACGTATATTCTATTCAAGAAATCTTTATGTACCTTCTATCTACATATCTTCGTCTTGGACACTTCAACAAGATATGCtaacttaataaattcaaatttatgtaTCCAAAGGTACTGAGATTCATTTAATAAGTGGATAGGAGATAATatgtttcgttttcttatCTCTCTTGTTCCAAATAGTTTAACGAGAAATAGGGATAAAGTAATCCTCAATTCGATATAATACCTggcttatatttttttccatttcgggATAAACGTCTCCTAAGTTTTCTACAACGTAGTTTGTTAGTTCTTTCACTAGGCCAcgttctttgccgaagacatTCTCGCacaatataaaacattttcttaatattcTTCGGAGTTTCTGACTGAAACAATAACAAAGATTTATATATGCATTAATTCTTGTCACTATATGACGAGTAATACAAGCGAGATCGTTGCCATCATTTAGTTTTTTAGACTTCAAATCCCTTCAAATTCATGATCAATCAGACTTAGCTACTaagattttatacaaaaacataaaatagcTAAGTTCGTTTATTACTTATAAacacaaaaacattttgtaaatatctattacattaaaattaaagataatgtgattttgtatattattacttATAATTTTATGATTATGACGCATTTTGATCCGAAATCACCAGTCGAGTAAACACAGCACTATTTATTGATCGTGAAAAGCGTTCCCAATAATGTGAAACTTTGTTAGCTATTATATGAAccatttcgaatttttcgtatttattagttcaaaaaaaaattcggcaTTAAGTTTTCGCGTTACATCTAGGAAATCAAATAACAGTGAATGAATTCAAGACCCAGTATAAAATCAgtacaaaattgtttaaaattttacacatttaaCATATTATGTAACACAGTGTTTGCTCCAAAATTGTCTGGGTTATGACAAGTCTCTTTTGATACCACATTCATAGAACAAGCATGAGTACAaccaaaaattcataatatttaattgtacTCACTTCTGTTCAGGAATTACCCCATCTGCTAAGCACGCCGTAATCATTCTCGTATGATCCGCCAATATTCTATATGATGTATTAATACCATTCCTGTCTTGCTCTCCAAATTTTGCTGAATACTTCTGAATACTACTGCAATTCTATAGAAAATCATAgatataaaatcaaaatataaataacataaGAATACCTTTTGTATAGCAATTATAAGATAATCTAAGAGGTCCGTGTCATATGTACATTGTTTTCCTTGTAAAGCACAACACAATCTTTCCAAACCCAATCCTGTGTCAACATGTTTTTTAGGAAGGGGGCTCAGTGAACCATCTGGGAGTCTGTAATTAGaaaatctttttaatttctgcttacaataaaatgtaaaaataattacctATTATATTgtataaaaactaaattccaaatttcagtTAGATCATGGAGGTTCTTATTTACAAACTCAGACCTATTAATGCTTCCACTATGATCAAAATGTATTTCAGTGCAAGGTCCACAAGGCCCTGTCACTCCCATTTCccagaaattttcttttacactGAAAGGCAATATTCTATCCTCCGATACCCTattggaaataattatttattgtgacaaTAGAATTACTGCTGGtgatattgatttatttacccTATCCTTCTCCAAATATCTTTCGTTTCTATGTCGCTATCTAGACCTAACTTATCTCCACTGAAATAAGTAATATATA
This genomic interval from Euwallacea fornicatus isolate EFF26 chromosome 24, ASM4011564v1, whole genome shotgun sequence contains the following:
- the wwk gene encoding anoctamin-10 isoform X3; this translates as MHLEFLIIRHPATISSIVMETMSDVKQENSESIDQSAIRRRKLVKCAKQTLEQASELLKKKIPCAGHFLAPKRLWLKRVSTPNCDVVMCFPPNTDDQFLLWLLPKLKQSSGLSIHVRHHASTHTSAFYVTASPQVLCRAAEEYHLSKSLKESKGGGLKEFFVHHYDTYEGSENEANFFTTEERQWLVLRLLEGVRAKKEDIGAISNLRLLEGQPIVPKCLIAGVISQVFPIHESGSLERLQQIWVQDICAKQPLDEITEYFGVKIGMYFAWLGHYTTALSIPAVVGFLFWLTCTSKHQTIQDVGYVLFSIFNVVWVTTYLQAWKRYSAELAFRWGTLDQRDDLLAEPRPLFRLPRHVIVCSQGPLRPSPVTGRLEPHHPVWKRHIYRYCVSVPVIAVSLFTVFVAMIISLQIQDWWDAFLTNRGLPLWLGYIPKIMLAVVISLMDEAYFKIAVWLNDKENYRLETKYENHLIGKVALFQFVNSFLSLFYIAFYLQDQARLKEQLAALLISRQVIGNLKESVLPYVLEHLRLAKMSFELWGALSPLCTKPPPGEAAEDSDKQSETPKEEDGREIQLSEKRSMSQAELESSLYKYDGTFADYLEMTIQLGYVILFSSAFPPAALCAMLNNLVEIRSDAFRLAYVCQRPFGQRVPNIGTWQNCMEYMSIMAVLVNCALIGLSGQVHRMFPDMTATQTILLIVALEHIMLVIRFIITCAIPDIPGWLASEMAKIEWARRNANRTINTATPSPEEIQAKTIGRFSVSPSHSLAHTSHIKKPEEKHEAVINKSELIEQVKSRSSHVSPVPTPTTPSTSHSSITSAHRIGLGITPDSIQQIPPFKPRKSKEWTPENVVVEGSHHLTIGPGGGVEWAKKLKEETDIHRSTDCISPKEASSSDTELHRTSPLWPPRPRSPPEHSGPRIRAPIIPIDPSLSDSARSISSQEADEAAKAAEELAAKKTRVKQSLMKRARSVAIFSLKLKERRAREAQEKATKAPPTPSTPLPPPQCGGGELSCIPIEMLIQLEDVRKNVQSKPNNQ
- the wwk gene encoding anoctamin-10 isoform X1 translates to MHLEFLIIRHPATISSIVMETMSDVKQENSESIDQSAIRRRKLVKCAKQTLEQASELLKKKIPCAGHFLAPKRLWLKRVSTPNCDVVMCFPPNTDDQFLLWLLPKLKQSSGLSIHVRHHASTHTSAFYVTASPQVLCRAAEEYHLSKSLKESKGGGLKEFFVHHYDTYEGSENEANFFTTEERQWLVLRLLEGVRAKKEDIGAISNLRLLEGQPIVPKCLIAGVISQVFPIHESGSLERLQQIWVQDICAKQPLDEITEYFGVKIGMYFAWLGHYTTALSIPAVVGFLFWLTCTSKHQTIQDVGYVLFSIFNVVWVTTYLQAWKRYSAELAFRWGTLDQRDDLLAEPRPLFRLPRHVIVCSQGPLRPSPVTGRLEPHHPVWKRHIYRYCVSVPVIAVSLFTVFVAMIISLQIQDWWDAFLTNRGLPLWLGYIPKIMLAVVISLMDEAYFKIAVWLNDKENYRLETKYENHLIGKVALFQFVNSFLSLFYIAFYLQDQARLKEQLAALLISRQVIGNLKESVLPYVLEHLRLAKMSFELWGALSPLCTKPPPGEAAEDSDKQSETPKEEDGREIQLSEKRSMSQAELESSLYKYDGTFADYLEMTIQLGYVILFSSAFPPAALCAMLNNLVEIRSDAFRLAYVCQRPFGQRVPNIGTWQNCMEYMSIMAVLVNCALIGLSGQVHRMFPDMTATQTILLIVALEHIMLVIRFIITCAIPDIPGWLASEMAKIEWARRNANRTINTATPSPEEIQAKTIGRFSVSPSHSLAHTSHIKKPEEKHEAVINKSELIEQVKSRSSHVSPVPTPTTPSTSHSSITSAHRIGLGITPDSIQQIPPFKPRKSKEWTPENVVVEGSHHLTIGPGGGVEWAKKLKEETDIHRSTDCISPKILNRIKDVPYKEASSSDTELHRTSPLWPPRPRSPPEHSGPRIRAPIIPIDPSLSDSARSISSQEADEAAKAAEELAAKKTRVKQSLMKRARSVAIFSLKLKERRAREAQEKATKAPPTPSTPLPPPQCGGGELSCIPIEMLIQLEDVRKNVQSKPNNQ